The segment GAAATATTGATGTCTAAATTATGGTAATCATCCATATAGGATACGTTGATTTCTCCATTCGTTCCATAATTAGTATACACAGGATATTTACCAACATATTTATAATTAAAAGCAATATTTGCAGTATTTTGGAGGAAGTTAAAATCGAGATTGGCAGTAGCATCAGAGCTAAAATAAAAATCGCTTAATCCTGATGAATTATCTCTTCTCCCAGTTGCTGCATATGCCGCATCAAAATGAATATATTTAACTGGGGTAAAGCTAATACCAAAAGTTCCTCCAACGGATTCAAACTTATCAATGTTTTCGTTTCGATAATGCAAATCATTTGCCTCATCAACCTGAATAAGAGCTATTTTATTGAATATCTGGTTGTAATACAAAGTGAGTTTATATTCAAAAGGCTCCTCCTTTAGTAATACATGACCATTATAAGCTAGATTAAAATTGTGAGAATTCTCGGCTTTTAAATCAGGGTTTCCTTCTATTTGATGATTACTATCATAGAAAAACAGGTACAATTCCTTTAATGAAGGGGCCCTAAAACCTCTGGCATAAGATAACCTCAGACTATTTTTATCCCAAGAATACTTGAAATTTATAGAAGGAACCAAAGGTGCATCATATTTTGTATTATGTGCTATTCTTAATGCTGGTTGTATCATCAATTTAGCTGTGGCTTTCCACTTCAATATTAAGAAGGCAGCATAATCGGCCATTTTCTCATATTCATTAAATATCCGTTTTCCTTTTGCATCTTCCCAATTGATATCGAATCCCATTTGATATTCCAAAACATCACTGATTGTTCTTCTGTTATAGGTGCCTCGTGCAGTGATGGCGTTAAAAATAGAAGTATCTTGGTCTTCGGAATTAGGGCTTAATACTGTTTCTAATGTTCTTAAATCTTTAAAATATTTCTCTTTTGCTCTATCATAATAGGAATAAGAAAATAAAGTTTTGAAACTATTTAATTCCGATAATTGATAATCGCCTTGCAAGCTGCCTGTCAACCTATTGGTATAGTACCAAGTATCAGTTCCATTAATGTAATAAGGGGCTGATGGATTATTTCTATCCAAAAGTTTTTCTTTAAACCCATCTAATTTACCCTTTAAAATCAGGTCTTCGGTAGAATAGGAATAATGAGTTGAGGCATTATATTGTTCTTTTGGCTTCCACTCCATATATCGAGTATTGGGGTCTACAGAAAATCCCTGAAAGAAATTTCTGCCAAAAGTAGCACCTGCGGCATTTTTATCTTTCTTCCAATATATGTTTCCATTTGCATTATAAATACCTACTGATTCGTAATACAGATCTGCTCCTGCTTTTAAACTGGCATATTTATTCTCTTTGGTAATGATATTAATGACACCACCCAAAGCATTGCTCCCATAAATTACGGACATAGGTCCATTAACAATTTCCACATGATCTACTTCTGAAAGATTAATCTGACTCAAATCAACGCTTCCGTTCAATCTACCAATTACCGGCACTCCATCAACCAATATTTTAATGTTTTCGCCCGAAATTCCTTGGAGTTTCAAAGATGAACCAGTGGATGGATCATTATTAATCTGAATATTGGCTTGTTTACTGAGTAATTCAGTCAGATTAGTAGAAGCTGTTTGTTCTATCTCCTGCTTACCAATGAGCTTTATATTATAGATGGATTTATCAACGGAAATAGGTGAGTTTTGTCCAGTAACCACTACCTCATCAAAGTTAAAGGATTGGGTTTCGAGGGTATAGGAAATCTCATTTCGATAGGCAACTATAGTATCGATTATGGTTTTATAACCCATAAATGAAACACTAATAATGGCCTTTCCAGAGAAAGTGAATTTGGCTAAACCATCTCCATCAGTCACGAAATAATCTGCATTATTGGTTTCGAGATCGCGGATACAAACATGACAAAATGGAAGAGCTTCGCCTGTTTCACCATCGTTGGTTATTAGTTTTGATTCCTTTTGTTGCGCGAATGTAAATCCGATAACAAATGCTAAGACTATGGTTATTAGTTTGTGCTTCATATATATAAATGAGGCTGTTTAAAATCCTTTTTAAACAGCCTCAAAATAATAATCTTTTTATTGCTTAATAAATTTCTGGCTGGTCATTCCTTTATCAGTACTGATGCTAAGGTTATAAACTCCAGATTTTAATTCACTAATATTAATTTCTTCTTGATTGAAACCATGCTTAATTTCTTGATTATAAACCAACTTACCAGAGATATCATAAATAGCCACATCCATTGTAGTCTGCAGGTCAGTAACCAGGTGAAGTATTGTATTTGCAGGGTTAGGATATAATTGGAATAAGGCTACTCCTTCTAATTCATTCAAAAAAGTTCCATCAGTAATGTTTTTTTGTGTGAAAGAATATACACCATCAGAAGAACCTCCAAAGGCCGTAAAGTATAATTTCCAATAGGTAGAATCAGTAGCTGTTTCGTTCATCACCTTTGTGAAATAAACTCTTTGTTCTTCTACAGTATATGTAAACGAAGCCATATCAAACTCTTTCCAATCGCTACCAATTTCGCTTAAATTACTATTAAAATCTGTTTCCACATAATCCTCAAAATCTACCTGATTTACTTCGTCAATCTGCTGAACAGTTACATACTCCGAGTTAATTTGAACCCCAGAAACATAATAGGGAATGCTATAATCAAAATACTTAGTGAAAAGTAATTGCCAATCTGTGGAATTAGGCTCTCTATTTAAAAACTCATTATTGTCCATAGAATAATGAACATAATTCATGTCTTTATATTGGTCTGCTCCAAAATCTACTACTTGTTCGTCAGAACCATCCAAATTAGCAAACTTAAAACTCCAAGTATTTGCAGTGGAATTAGGGTTCGCTTCTACAATAGCTAATTTCTTATAATCTCCACCCACCGTTTTAATCACGAAAAGGCTATCCCCTTCGATGATATGTGTGGCCATGTTATATACTCCCCAACCTTGATCAAATGCATTTTCATAATCCATGTTTCTTAGAAATGCACCATCATATAGATCTTCAGTTGAATTATACATAGGAGCCCAGGTGCTTAAACCTGTAGTATCCAAACTAGCCCAATCTGCTATTGCACCATTAGGATAAGTATATACCTCAACACCATAGCCATTATTGGCCAAAATGCTCACATTGAAATTATCAGGAGCAAAAGCAATATCCCAATTGTTTCTAGGAGTGGTTACTACAGTTCCATTATTAAAACTATAATATACATCGTCAACATAAGAGGCTCCGGTTATAACCTCAACATTGGTTTGAGCCATGGTTGTGATGGCAAAAAGAGAAGCTAATAATACAGTAAAAATTTTATTCATAATATTTTATTTAGGTGATTGTAAAACTTTTTGATGCATTTGCTTTTAATAGGGACTGTAAAAATACAAAGTTCGTATGTATTGCAATTATTAAATAACGGAAAATTAACTTTCAATTATTTATCAAAGGCAAAAATAAACCAATATTTCGAGCACCTCAATACCTAATAGTTGGTATCTAAGAATTTACTTGTTTGATTTTAAATATTTCAAATAATAATAGAAGAAATGCAAATAATTGCTCGCTCATAACACATAAATCTTTAAGCTCTTAATAATGATTGCTCCTTAGTATTTTGCTAAAAAAGAAGCCAGATGAGAAGTCAGAACCTATTTATACTAATCGTGATATTGATTTTTGGACTGAATATTTATGGTCAAGAATCTGAACAAGTTGTAAGAAATGCAGAACAATCTATCAATAAGAAAATAGAGGAGGTTCACCAGTTAGCCTATGCGAGAGATATAAAAAAGGCCTATAAGAAGCTGGACGAAGTGAACTTAGAAATCAAAAATGAAATCACTCACGAGACTTTTAGCAAAAAATATAGAGATGCTAAGCTCCATAATCCAAACTATGATTTTCAATTAAGAGAGGATTTGCCATCTCAATTTAATATTAGTCGTTGGCAAGATTACCAAGCTAGGTGCGATCGAATAATGGCTGGACAGGGCCAAGTGGAAGAAGGAATGAAATCGGCAGTGCAATTGAATAAATTAGACCAAGCCCTTGCTTACGCTGAACAATTGAAAACCATTTACGAGACTTTTAAAAATGGAGCTGAGAATTTAGGTTCGGCAAACCTTTTAAAATTTGGCTATGACCTGAATGGAAATATGAACGATTTTATTGAAAATTATAAAAAAATTGAGCAAGCCAAATTGGAGGGAATTGAAATTGAAACTTTTCAAGTTGATTTTAATCGCATGCTTTCCAAAGCCCGTATAAACAAAGAGCTGTATAAAAGCTATCAGAGTGAAATCGCTGTATGTCAGGATGCTATAACCACTTTTCAATCCAGAATCAGATATATAAATGATTTAAAACAAGCGGCATCCTCTGGACCGCTGAAACCCATGTCCTTGGCAGATAGAGATTATACATGGGATTATAGCTATTTTCAAAAGGCCATTATACAAGCTTGCGATGAGATGGAAGTTTTCGAGATTAAATGTGCAAAGTTAAGAGGTAATATCGATGAGATAAAACTAGAAGCCAAAGAGGATTGGACTCAAATAGAACAGAACATAAGTGAAAGTGATGATGAGGCCAATAGAGCACTGATTTTGAGGGAGTTGGAAGATAGAAAAAGAGAGTTTGTGCAAATTGCAGAAGCAAAATATAAGGAAGCGTTTCAGATTTACTGTATTGACCAATCGGCAGGAGAAGAAACTACTACAAATCCTTTTGATGGTGCATCGGCAACAGGAAGCTCGAGCGTTAATACAGAAAGTGAGGGTGTGATAGAGGAAGAAGATGAGGTACATGATGATGTTGGAGAAGGAGATCATGTCATTCCAACAGAAAACACATCTACAGAAGAATATAGCAATCATGAGCAAAGTGGAAGCATGAGCGCGGAGACTATAATTCCTAGAAATGCAAAGCTCATTGGAATTATTGAAAACGATGGAAATGGGAATGGTGTTTATAAAGCCATTGAAGTAGGAAAATTAAATTCTGAGGATAAAATCATTTTCAAAAAGGTTTCAGGAGAGATGAAAAAAGTACAGATTATCTACAGAAGGGAAGGCGGTATTTGGGACACTAAATACGAAGGCAAAAGAACAGAGTTTACAGTTACAGAAATCATGGAGGGGATTTCTCCCAATGTGACTCATATTAACTTTGTGGTGAATGCTCAGCATAACTTCTGGAGAAATGGCAGTGTGCCTTGTAAAATGGAGGTTTATCATATTCAGATAGGTGGAGCAGCAAACCAAAGCTCGAGCAACAGCTCCACAGCTCAGGAGAATACCAATAACTCATCCAACTCGACTGGCTCATCAGCCTCTTCTAGTTCCTCTAGTTCTGGTAGTCAAAATAATCAATCTGGCGTTAGTGTTATACCAACAGAATCCTCAAATCAAAAACCAGCTAATGCCGATCTGAATAGGCAGTTCAAAGAAATGCTCAGCAAGGCATCTGAGGCTTTCAATAAAAAATATTGGGAGGATGATAATGGACAAAATTCGAGTAGAAATAACACTCAGAATACTTTAGCATTTTTGAGAACAGCTGACCGATTGAGTAAACAAGAACCCAATGCCATGGCTCAGTTAAGCATGGTGGAGCAATTGGCCAGTGCTTGCTCAAGATATGCCAAACGAGTATATGCCTACACAGATAAGGCCCAATTCACGGAATTAGGTGCTAGAGCGGTCAACCAAGCAGGTTCTAGAACCTCCTCAAAAGAAGCCTATGCGAAAGTGGCCAATGCATGGCGTAGCGTTCGCGATGGCGCTACCATTGGCGATCATCAATATAATAAAGGCTATTGTGATAAGCAATATTTGAAGTTTAAGGAATTGGCTGAGAGGTGATACAAGATTCATAGGTTTACAAAAAAAATGAGGAGCCCATAAACATGAACTCCTCTTCAAGTATTTACATTTCACACATCCAATAATCATGTAAATACTATTCTCTACTAATCAATTTAAAACCAATTCAATATTAGGTATTTGCAGTTTTTTACTTTATAATGAGCTGAGTCATTTTTAAATTTTGCTGTGTTTTTACAGATATTATATATACACCTGGGTTAAAATTACTGATGTCAATTTGTTCTTTAGTGCTAATTTCTTGTTCTAAAACAACTTTAGACTCTATATTTAGTATGCTAATGATAGCTGGTTTGTTGATATCAACATTTAAAAAGTTATTTGCAGGGTTTGGATAAAAGCTAAACTCTAGATTCTCTAATTCTTCAAAACCAACAGTTGAATGAAAATGAGCTACTAAGTTTGTATTGGCTTCAGGCATCACAAATGTTGTATATTGGTCTTCAGAAATAATATCTCCACTTTCATTGGTCCAATTATCAAAACTATAATATCCATCAGCCTCAGCAGAAATCTCAACTTCTTCGCCAATTAAATAGTTGCCATCACCAACAAGTATAGCTGAGTTTTCTGGAGTAGCACTTAAGCTAAGGGAGTAATACACTGGTGAATATTCGAAGTTTGCAATTAGTGAGATGTCATCTTCTCCAATGGTAATGTTTGTAATCGCATCACTTGAAATCTGATTTCCATCTTCATCGGTCCAGTTCAGGAAATTGTAGTT is part of the Lentimicrobium sp. L6 genome and harbors:
- a CDS encoding TonB-dependent receptor domain-containing protein; this translates as MKHKLITIVLAFVIGFTFAQQKESKLITNDGETGEALPFCHVCIRDLETNNADYFVTDGDGLAKFTFSGKAIISVSFMGYKTIIDTIVAYRNEISYTLETQSFNFDEVVVTGQNSPISVDKSIYNIKLIGKQEIEQTASTNLTELLSKQANIQINNDPSTGSSLKLQGISGENIKILVDGVPVIGRLNGSVDLSQINLSEVDHVEIVNGPMSVIYGSNALGGVINIITKENKYASLKAGADLYYESVGIYNANGNIYWKKDKNAAGATFGRNFFQGFSVDPNTRYMEWKPKEQYNASTHYSYSTEDLILKGKLDGFKEKLLDRNNPSAPYYINGTDTWYYTNRLTGSLQGDYQLSELNSFKTLFSYSYYDRAKEKYFKDLRTLETVLSPNSEDQDTSIFNAITARGTYNRRTISDVLEYQMGFDINWEDAKGKRIFNEYEKMADYAAFLILKWKATAKLMIQPALRIAHNTKYDAPLVPSINFKYSWDKNSLRLSYARGFRAPSLKELYLFFYDSNHQIEGNPDLKAENSHNFNLAYNGHVLLKEEPFEYKLTLYYNQIFNKIALIQVDEANDLHYRNENIDKFESVGGTFGISFTPVKYIHFDAAYAATGRRDNSSGLSDFYFSSDATANLDFNFLQNTANIAFNYKYVGKYPVYTNYGTNGEINVSYMDDYHNLDINISKKFYRNTLRISTGVKNIFDNIQLNSAAGSGGGHGSSGGGTSALVGWGRTVFVSLKYNFTKYDK
- a CDS encoding T9SS type A sorting domain-containing protein — protein: MNKIFTVLLASLFAITTMAQTNVEVITGASYVDDVYYSFNNGTVVTTPRNNWDIAFAPDNFNVSILANNGYGVEVYTYPNGAIADWASLDTTGLSTWAPMYNSTEDLYDGAFLRNMDYENAFDQGWGVYNMATHIIEGDSLFVIKTVGGDYKKLAIVEANPNSTANTWSFKFANLDGSDEQVVDFGADQYKDMNYVHYSMDNNEFLNREPNSTDWQLLFTKYFDYSIPYYVSGVQINSEYVTVQQIDEVNQVDFEDYVETDFNSNLSEIGSDWKEFDMASFTYTVEEQRVYFTKVMNETATDSTYWKLYFTAFGGSSDGVYSFTQKNITDGTFLNELEGVALFQLYPNPANTILHLVTDLQTTMDVAIYDISGKLVYNQEIKHGFNQEEINISELKSGVYNLSISTDKGMTSQKFIKQ